The following are from one region of the Quercus robur chromosome 1, dhQueRobu3.1, whole genome shotgun sequence genome:
- the LOC126723488 gene encoding F-box/kelch-repeat protein At5g26960: protein MSESCNSRHFSWLMKSCFPNPNHTNNSLTQIQTQTQTQTQTQIHIHSYSSTLSSLPDDLLLECLSRVPPPSLQSLSSVCRRWARLLDSPSFLDLRRRHGRIHTTVFAVSATDFGLYAASLRFEDDVDGVRNWKVSSFLANDAVSLGNFHGLLSHARLSAVGSKIFIIGRNAMVRYDTWPGTVVARSAMLFPRKKFATAVVSGKIYAAGGGSRTDAVEEYDPDTDTWRVVCQAPRRRYGCIGTSVDGVFYVIGGLKIGGTAVGTEPPRAAANAEAHVYASSMDLYDVEARAWLRSRAVPGGGCVVAACSAAGHVFVLASHAVELSFWKFDARRKKTTTQNNNSSTAVTNDGFGQWCRLKSPPLPAQVRLDSTVRFSCVGVENIVVLVQVTGCIDDLLRRSGRSLRGLRDGLVLVYNSVGGEWSRGADLPEVIRRAACVCVEC, encoded by the coding sequence ATGTCAGAGAGCTGCAACTCTCGCCACTTCTCATGGCTCATGAAATCCTGTTTTCCCAATCCGAACCACACCAACAACTCTTTAACCCAAATCCAGACCCAGACTcagacccaaacccaaacccaaatccacaTTCACAGCTATTCGTCTACGCTCTCTTCTCTTCCAGATGATCTTCTTCTGGAATGTCTCTCTCGTGTCCCGCCTCCTTCTCTCCAGTCTCTCTCCTCCGTTTGCCGCCGCTGGGCCCGCCTCCTCGATTCCCCTTCCTTCCTCGATCTCCGACGCCGCCACGGCCGTATTCACACCACCGTGTTTGCTGTTTCCGCCACCGACTTCGGCCTCTATGCAGCCAGTCTCCGCTTCGAAGATGACGTTGACGGGGTACGTAACTGGAAAGTCTCTTCGTTTCTCGCGAACGACGCAGTTTCGCTTGGTAATTTCCACGGCTTGCTCTCTCACGCGAGGTTATCGGCCGTTGGATCTAAGATCTTCATCATCGGCCGGAACGCCATGGTCCGTTACGACACGTGGCCTGGCACCGTCGTTGCCAGATCTGCTATGCTATTCCCGCGCAAAAAATTCGCCACCGCCGTCGTTTCCGGCAAGATCTACGCGGCGGGCGGTGGTTCAAGAACAGACGCGGTGGAGGAATACGATCCCGACACAGACACGTGGCGCGTGGTGTGCCAAGCGCCGAGGAGGAGGTACGGCTGCATCGGCACTTCGGTTGACGGCGTTTTTTACGTGATCGGCGGACTCAAAATCGGCGGCACCGCGGTCGGGACCGAGCCTCCACGAGCCGCGGCGAACGCGGAGGCTCACGTGTACGCGAGCTCGATGGATTTATACGACGTGGAGGCGCGCGCGTGGCTCCGAAGCCGAGCCGTCCCGGGCGGAGGCTGCGTCGTCGCGGCGTGTTCCGCCGCCGGACACGTCTTCGTCCTCGCCAGCCACGCCGTGGAGCTCTCGTTTTGGAAATTCGACGCGCgaagaaaaaaaaccacaacGCAAAACAACAACAGCAGCACCGCCGTCACCAACGACGGATTCGGCCAGTGGTGCAGGTTAAAGAGTCCGCCGCTACCGGCGCAAGTTCGACTAGACAGCACCGTTAGGTTCAGCTGCGTCGGCGTAGAGAACATAGTGGTGTTGGTTCAAGTAACGGGTTGTATCGACGACTTGTTGCGACGGAGTGGGAGGAGTTTGCGGGGTTTGAGAGATGGGCTTGTGTTGGTGTACAATTCCGTTGGTGGAGAGTGGAGTAGAGGAGCAGATTTGCCTGAGGTTATACGACGCGCcgcttgtgtgtgtgttgagtgctaa